The following are encoded together in the Ignisphaera sp. genome:
- a CDS encoding DegT/DnrJ/EryC1/StrS family aminotransferase yields MSGFRIRMFEPFIEDEDVNAVVSVLKSGWLAHGPIVESFEEKFAEYVGVKYAAAVSNGTIALMLSLKALGIGNTDKVLVPDYTFIATATSALMVGATPIFVDVDYKTFNMDVNDLQKKISEVNPKAIIVVHLFGHPADIRAIKEIASDKKIILIEDAAQAHGAEAWGKKVGSFGDAAIFSFYATKNMTTGEGGIIVSDNKQVIEKVKLLRNHGQTARYIHEELGGNYRMTSIQAALGEVQLKKLDKLNDIRRKNASLLTAKLSDLKDYIEPPYEAPWAKHVYHVYALKLFTNVNRKCVIECMSSKGIETAIHYPLPLHKQPLFQKLGYRDCCNTASTLAERELSIPIHPKLTDRDIDFIAEAFKQCLKSCI; encoded by the coding sequence TTGTCTGGTTTCAGAATAAGAATGTTTGAACCTTTTATAGAAGATGAGGATGTAAATGCTGTTGTATCTGTGTTGAAATCTGGTTGGCTTGCTCATGGACCTATTGTAGAATCTTTTGAGGAAAAATTTGCAGAGTATGTGGGAGTTAAATATGCCGCAGCTGTAAGCAATGGAACAATCGCACTAATGCTTTCACTGAAAGCCTTAGGTATAGGGAATACTGACAAGGTTCTGGTACCTGACTATACATTCATAGCTACAGCAACTAGTGCATTAATGGTTGGAGCAACACCAATATTTGTAGACGTAGACTATAAAACATTTAATATGGATGTGAATGATCTTCAGAAGAAAATTTCTGAAGTTAACCCCAAGGCTATTATAGTTGTTCATCTTTTTGGTCATCCTGCAGATATTAGAGCTATAAAAGAAATAGCATCCGATAAGAAAATAATTCTCATAGAGGACGCTGCTCAAGCACATGGTGCAGAGGCCTGGGGTAAAAAGGTAGGTAGTTTTGGGGATGCAGCAATATTTAGTTTCTATGCAACAAAAAATATGACTACAGGTGAGGGTGGAATTATTGTATCAGATAACAAGCAAGTCATTGAAAAAGTTAAATTGCTTAGGAACCATGGGCAAACAGCTAGATATATTCATGAAGAACTTGGAGGAAACTATAGAATGACATCAATCCAAGCAGCTCTAGGAGAAGTACAATTAAAAAAACTTGACAAATTAAATGATATTAGAAGGAAAAATGCAAGCTTGCTAACTGCAAAGCTTAGTGATTTGAAGGACTATATTGAACCTCCTTATGAGGCGCCATGGGCGAAACATGTATATCATGTATATGCATTAAAACTATTCACTAATGTGAATAGAAAATGTGTTATTGAATGTATGAGCTCAAAAGGAATTGAAACTGCTATACACTATCCTCTACCCCTTCATAAACAACCACTATTCCAGAAGCTAGGTTACAGAGATTGTTGTAATACTGCTTCTACACTTGCTGAAAGAGAATTGAGTATCCCCATTCATCCTAAATTAACGGATAGAGACATAGATTTCATTGCTGAGGCCTTTAAGCAGTGTTTAAAATCATGCATCTAA
- a CDS encoding M24 family metallopeptidase, with amino-acid sequence METLFKIRVEKLVNEVKKYFDADVIILRSFDALSYLFADMYNPPPNELSIMYMIINTKTLEAITYISLLDYFRALEYYGNVSMVRFVPVFSSSMKLPNDVSVISFEEMRRFIENALNNARVIASDNMSSCESRLCVNIRPIIDLVRRVKTDAEISLIREAINITERALKEISALIIPGTSEKEITGKLIELVLNYGADGIAYSPIVAIGKNTAKPHHLPQTTRFEGAEPILIDFGVRFRGYVSDVTRIFVKSNLSPEYSEIHKYIELISGVIDAVVSELKPGVKASFIDSIARNLLKKEGLDQFFIHGLGHGIGVDVHEPPRLSSNSTDTLMHGDVITVEPGIYMYNKFGVRIEENAYINESGGKVLTSLPRVIYL; translated from the coding sequence TTGGAAACATTATTTAAGATAAGAGTTGAAAAGTTAGTTAATGAGGTCAAAAAGTATTTTGATGCAGATGTCATTATCTTGAGAAGTTTTGATGCACTTTCATATCTCTTTGCAGATATGTATAATCCGCCACCAAATGAACTGTCGATTATGTATATGATTATAAATACAAAAACATTAGAGGCAATTACATATATTTCATTGCTTGATTATTTTCGCGCCCTTGAATATTATGGCAATGTTTCGATGGTTAGGTTTGTACCAGTGTTCTCTAGTTCGATGAAATTACCAAATGATGTAAGTGTGATTAGCTTTGAAGAGATGAGAAGATTTATTGAGAATGCTTTGAATAATGCTAGGGTTATAGCATCAGATAATATGTCTTCTTGTGAATCAAGATTGTGTGTGAATATTAGACCCATTATCGACCTAGTTAGGAGAGTGAAAACAGATGCAGAGATTTCTCTAATTAGGGAAGCTATTAACATAACTGAGAGAGCACTTAAGGAAATTTCAGCATTGATAATTCCTGGAACTAGTGAAAAAGAGATAACAGGAAAATTAATAGAATTAGTGTTAAACTATGGCGCAGATGGTATTGCATATTCACCTATAGTTGCTATAGGCAAGAACACTGCAAAACCTCATCATTTGCCCCAGACTACACGATTTGAAGGCGCGGAGCCAATATTAATCGACTTTGGTGTAAGATTCAGGGGTTATGTATCAGATGTAACAAGGATTTTTGTAAAGAGTAATCTATCTCCCGAATATTCTGAAATACATAAATACATTGAATTAATAAGTGGCGTTATAGATGCTGTAGTAAGTGAGTTGAAGCCCGGTGTCAAGGCAAGCTTCATAGACTCTATAGCAAGAAACTTATTGAAGAAAGAAGGCTTAGATCAATTCTTTATTCATGGTCTTGGACATGGCATTGGGGTTGATGTACATGAACCTCCTAGGCTTTCCTCAAATTCCACGGATACTTTAATGCATGGCGATGTTATTACAGTTGAACCAGGAATATATATGTACAACAAGTTTGGTGTTAGAATAGAAGAGAATGCATATATTAATGAGTCCGGAGGAAAGGTTTTAACCTCCCTGCCTAGAGTCATATACCTATAA
- a CDS encoding DUF2208 family protein, translating to MPLSKTVLYTVGITIITIVAFSSISTFIPPSFIYIANVIYIIAFMFIAMAIPRIIMRKKSVEIKGIIILKASPQEIMNLTLKDDELEKELRPQFVTMIMMTFIPLILWFLLAGFVSNALSPIITSNNVLHRFVGYIIFYSILISIIRIATYFVTPKKMIMPINSYEIRSDGIKASGFVLTFPIDTNRYQVNINMKRNFFEIIDRSTRYAYRFYVSDINKAKNALEKYGGIKSGA from the coding sequence ATGCCACTATCAAAGACAGTATTATACACAGTTGGGATAACGATTATCACTATAGTTGCCTTTTCATCTATTTCCACATTTATACCACCAAGCTTCATCTACATAGCCAATGTGATATACATCATAGCTTTTATGTTTATAGCTATGGCCATACCAAGAATTATAATGAGAAAAAAGAGCGTTGAAATCAAGGGAATAATTATACTTAAAGCTTCACCTCAGGAAATTATGAACCTAACGCTAAAAGATGATGAGTTAGAAAAAGAATTGAGACCTCAATTCGTGACAATGATTATGATGACTTTCATACCACTAATACTTTGGTTCCTTCTTGCAGGTTTTGTATCGAATGCCTTGTCTCCAATAATTACATCTAATAATGTTCTTCATAGATTTGTTGGATATATCATATTTTATTCAATATTGATCAGTATCATCAGAATCGCAACATACTTTGTAACTCCTAAGAAGATGATAATGCCTATTAACAGCTATGAGATAAGAAGTGATGGAATAAAAGCCAGCGGATTTGTTTTAACATTCCCAATAGATACCAATAGATATCAAGTAAACATTAATATGAAAAGGAATTTTTTTGAGATAATTGATAGATCAACGCGGTATGCATATAGATTTTATGTATCAGATATAAACAAAGCTAAAAATGCTTTAGAGAAGTACGGAGGGATAAAAAGCGGTGCATAG
- the cysS gene encoding cysteine--tRNA ligase — translation MSIKIYNTLTRSVEPFQPLSPPLIKAYFCGPTVYDYTHLGHIRAYLAFDFIKRYLKLRGYTFIHVQNITDIDDKIIKRANEEGVSWSEIADRYTREYLDVLTKLDIVIDIHPKVTEHIKEIIEFVEKLIEKGHAYVAPSGSVYFDVSTVSDYGKLSKRFKSEEWRQEEEFLAEKRNPYDFALWKAAKPGEPWWESPWGRGRPGWHTECAVMSSRYLGTQFDIHGGGQDLIFPHHENEIAMAEAAYGVKPWVKYWLHVGYLTVRGEKMSKSLGNVITAKEAIEKFSPEVLRLWVFSAHYRKQLEFNENILQEYRVLYQRLVTAIENLRNIIKSPRISHYLTDEEISILSKLEAGEMMFHEAMSNDFNTPKALEAVNNVLSTIFKDVMRKETYELALRAYSILVNFNTVLGVLDKYLKEKIAVDLELIEKLVDLIIRVRTELRKRKEYELSDRIRQELLALGIKIFDYKDESKWVWER, via the coding sequence GTGTCAATAAAAATATATAATACGTTAACAAGATCTGTAGAACCTTTCCAGCCTCTTTCACCTCCATTGATAAAAGCATACTTTTGCGGACCAACAGTCTATGACTATACTCATTTAGGGCATATAAGAGCCTATCTAGCCTTTGACTTTATAAAGAGGTACCTCAAGCTTAGGGGATATACCTTCATACACGTTCAAAACATTACAGATATAGATGATAAAATCATTAAAAGAGCCAATGAAGAAGGTGTGTCTTGGAGTGAAATAGCAGATAGGTATACAAGGGAATACTTAGATGTGTTGACGAAGCTTGACATAGTTATTGATATTCATCCCAAGGTTACGGAACATATCAAAGAGATAATAGAATTCGTTGAAAAACTCATTGAAAAAGGCCATGCCTACGTAGCACCAAGTGGTTCTGTATATTTCGATGTGTCAACAGTTTCGGATTATGGTAAACTTTCAAAAAGGTTTAAGAGTGAGGAATGGCGTCAAGAGGAAGAGTTTTTAGCAGAGAAAAGAAATCCATACGATTTTGCATTATGGAAAGCAGCAAAGCCTGGAGAACCATGGTGGGAGTCTCCATGGGGACGTGGAAGACCAGGGTGGCACACAGAATGTGCTGTAATGAGTAGCCGGTATCTTGGAACACAGTTTGACATACATGGTGGTGGACAAGATCTTATATTCCCTCACCATGAAAATGAGATCGCTATGGCCGAGGCAGCATATGGTGTAAAGCCTTGGGTAAAATACTGGCTTCACGTAGGTTATTTAACAGTAAGAGGAGAAAAAATGAGTAAAAGTCTAGGCAATGTAATAACGGCTAAAGAGGCTATAGAAAAATTCTCGCCAGAGGTTCTTCGTCTCTGGGTTTTTTCAGCACATTACAGAAAACAACTTGAATTCAATGAAAATATATTACAAGAGTACAGAGTTTTATACCAACGACTTGTAACAGCTATTGAAAATTTGAGAAACATAATAAAAAGCCCGAGAATATCACATTATTTAACCGATGAAGAAATTTCAATTTTAAGCAAGTTGGAAGCCGGTGAAATGATGTTCCACGAGGCCATGTCAAACGATTTCAATACTCCAAAAGCACTAGAAGCAGTAAACAATGTTCTTTCTACAATATTTAAGGATGTCATGAGAAAAGAAACATATGAGCTAGCGCTAAGAGCCTACTCAATCCTTGTAAACTTTAACACTGTGCTAGGTGTTTTGGATAAGTATCTAAAGGAGAAAATCGCCGTCGATTTAGAGCTCATAGAGAAACTTGTTGACCTAATAATTAGGGTTAGAACTGAGCTTAGAAAGAGAAAAGAATATGAATTAAGTGATAGAATAAGACAAGAACTCCTGGCATTAGGTATAAAGATTTTCGATTATAAAGATGAAAGCAAATGGGTGTGGGAAAGATGA
- a CDS encoding nicotinate phosphoribosyltransferase gives MTSSNPRFYIFSEEDIKKGYATDIYFVRSREILERYDLCNKIVRYEIHAYGLPNNYKWAVFTGLEEAIALLQNLHVTLYSVPEGTLFSSLQPLAVLEGKICDIITIETSLLGILRFYSSVSTKAARIKKKAGNKQVVFFGLRVQHPAIAPALDRAAYIGGCDAVSGAFSKEYLGIEPKGTIPHALIIVFGDPVKAWKAFDSVMPEEVPRIALVDTFYDERYESLLAAQALGKKLWGVRLDTPRSRRGDIYLIAQEVRWTLKLHGYENIKIVISGGLDEDNIERLRDVADVFGVGTSIAFPPSVDLSMDIVEIYDEKEGRWIPITKRGKLPGFKQLYRCKPIIEDYVDIPGKTIMCSNGEIAKPMLNKVLEDGKILAQLPEPHEIRQYVLEQLKYVEI, from the coding sequence ATGACAAGTTCTAATCCAAGGTTCTATATATTTAGTGAAGAAGATATTAAAAAGGGGTATGCTACAGACATATACTTCGTTAGAAGCAGGGAGATACTAGAAAGATATGATCTTTGCAACAAAATTGTCAGATATGAGATTCATGCATATGGTCTTCCGAATAACTACAAATGGGCTGTTTTCACAGGTCTGGAAGAGGCTATAGCACTATTACAAAATTTACATGTAACACTTTACTCCGTGCCTGAGGGAACATTGTTTTCATCGTTGCAACCACTAGCTGTATTAGAAGGCAAAATATGTGATATAATAACAATAGAAACATCATTACTAGGCATATTGAGGTTTTATAGTAGTGTATCAACAAAAGCAGCTAGGATAAAGAAAAAAGCTGGCAATAAACAAGTAGTATTCTTTGGGCTAAGAGTTCAACACCCAGCAATAGCACCTGCATTAGATAGAGCAGCCTATATAGGGGGCTGTGATGCCGTTTCTGGAGCCTTTAGCAAAGAATACCTCGGTATCGAACCAAAGGGAACAATACCACATGCGTTAATAATAGTTTTTGGAGATCCAGTTAAAGCATGGAAAGCATTTGACAGTGTGATGCCAGAGGAGGTTCCCCGCATTGCTCTTGTCGATACATTTTATGATGAACGCTATGAAAGCCTGCTTGCAGCACAAGCCCTTGGGAAAAAACTGTGGGGAGTTAGGCTTGATACACCAAGAAGCAGAAGAGGAGATATCTACCTAATTGCTCAAGAAGTTAGATGGACCCTTAAACTCCACGGATATGAGAACATTAAGATAGTTATAAGTGGTGGTCTTGATGAAGACAATATAGAAAGATTAAGAGATGTTGCAGATGTTTTTGGTGTTGGTACATCAATAGCGTTTCCACCATCAGTTGATTTAAGTATGGATATTGTAGAAATCTATGATGAAAAAGAAGGGAGGTGGATTCCAATCACAAAACGGGGTAAGCTTCCGGGGTTTAAGCAATTATATAGATGTAAACCAATTATTGAAGACTATGTAGATATCCCAGGAAAAACAATTATGTGCAGTAATGGCGAAATAGCAAAGCCCATGCTTAATAAGGTGTTAGAAGACGGAAAAATATTGGCGCAGCTCCCTGAACCTCATGAGATAAGGCAATATGTATTAGAGCAGCTTAAATATGTTGAAATTTGA
- the leuS gene encoding leucine--tRNA ligase — protein MANNVNEYFVQLAYKWSKILNEEKLYQADPDSSKPKFFITAAYMYPNGPIHIGHGRTYLIADIIARFKRLQGYNVLFPMGFHYTGTPIITMAEAIENGDKDLIYLLKNVYGVTDEDIKKMVDPLYLARYFHSVSKEVMKLYGLSIDWRREFTTIDEDYKSFIQWQFLTLYEKGYIERGTHPVGWCPRHEMPVGMHDTKGDVEPEIGEFVAILFRDENGVAYPTATLRPETIFGVTNIWVNPDRYYLKIRLNNGDLWIVGEDAASRLKYQLDFEVVDRFLGNSLIGIFVTNPITGERVPVLSAPFVDTSFATGIVMSVPAHAPYDAIALEDIKSNEKLKEFVSGIAPKVIIEVDGERIATAYQALKQFKILSQTEREKLDEATRYVYSLEYQRGFMIKDLKVLDQFREYIEKEVCGSPVKNAREAMKNLMVNNNLGVIVYEILNRPVYCRCGTEIVVKLLKDQWFINYGNESWKTVAREALEKMKIVPPEARAQFEATIDWLKRRACARTRGLGTPLPWDEKWIIESLSDSTIYMAFYTAVHRIREILHGIKALPKEFWDYIFLGKGDSESVARLINAKGKDIEDLRKEFLYWYPLDMRVSGKDLIPNHLTFFIFNHVALFPSSLWPKGIIANGWVLIKQQKMSKSARNIIPLKNLIDEYGTDIVRLLLALNAEVYQDENIDMDMLSKLGKSEYPQLLLDIHDMIIQIYNNASRLRAEETTLDQLFFTKFDYIVNEIVELMEEYKLREAGIKIFYEIKELIDSYLKLVETPSRRIINAIKIWLGLISVYTPYIAEEIWSKTFAEGRITAEVLELPKGYDKNMLMSFRYADTIIDHINNIAKALKKPSINLVVVYVASKNMQKIMKNVLKTLSIGLKVNDIIDNVSKEMNLSKKEFGKVIKALYDVAVAVPEDLRKLYMESDIDELDALKIAKIYIEKRLNARVMIYDAEDPTAPDYGAKKKIAQPLRPGIYVE, from the coding sequence ATGGCTAACAACGTTAACGAATATTTTGTTCAACTAGCATATAAGTGGAGTAAAATATTAAACGAGGAAAAGCTGTATCAAGCAGATCCAGACAGTTCCAAGCCAAAATTTTTCATAACTGCTGCCTACATGTACCCTAATGGACCTATTCACATAGGCCATGGAAGAACTTATCTTATAGCTGATATCATAGCTAGGTTCAAAAGATTGCAGGGATACAATGTATTATTTCCAATGGGATTTCACTATACAGGAACACCAATAATAACAATGGCTGAGGCTATCGAAAATGGAGATAAGGATCTGATTTATCTGCTTAAGAATGTTTATGGTGTAACTGATGAAGATATCAAAAAAATGGTGGATCCATTATACTTGGCAAGATATTTTCATAGCGTGTCAAAGGAAGTCATGAAGCTCTACGGGCTCTCAATTGATTGGAGGAGAGAATTCACAACCATAGATGAAGACTATAAATCATTTATACAATGGCAATTTCTTACACTCTATGAGAAAGGGTACATAGAGAGAGGTACGCACCCCGTAGGATGGTGTCCAAGACATGAAATGCCTGTGGGAATGCATGACACCAAGGGTGATGTTGAGCCAGAGATAGGAGAATTTGTGGCAATACTATTTAGGGACGAGAATGGTGTGGCATATCCAACAGCTACATTGAGACCCGAGACTATATTTGGCGTGACCAACATATGGGTGAATCCAGATAGGTACTATCTAAAAATAAGGTTAAATAATGGAGATTTATGGATAGTTGGAGAAGATGCTGCCTCGAGACTTAAATATCAGTTAGACTTCGAGGTTGTGGATAGGTTTTTAGGAAATTCTCTTATTGGTATATTTGTCACAAATCCAATTACAGGAGAAAGAGTACCTGTATTGTCTGCGCCATTTGTTGATACATCATTTGCTACAGGTATTGTTATGAGTGTCCCTGCTCATGCACCTTATGATGCTATTGCCTTGGAGGATATTAAGAGCAATGAGAAACTAAAAGAATTTGTTAGTGGTATAGCGCCAAAGGTAATTATCGAAGTTGATGGGGAAAGAATTGCTACAGCTTATCAAGCATTAAAGCAATTCAAAATCTTATCGCAAACAGAGAGGGAGAAGCTCGATGAAGCAACCAGATATGTGTATTCACTAGAATATCAAAGAGGATTTATGATTAAAGATCTCAAGGTTTTAGATCAATTCAGAGAATATATAGAGAAGGAGGTATGTGGCAGCCCTGTTAAGAATGCTCGAGAAGCTATGAAGAACCTTATGGTGAATAATAACTTGGGTGTAATTGTATATGAAATATTGAATAGACCTGTTTATTGCAGATGCGGTACAGAAATTGTTGTGAAGTTGCTAAAGGATCAGTGGTTTATAAATTATGGAAATGAATCTTGGAAGACCGTTGCAAGAGAAGCTTTAGAGAAAATGAAGATAGTGCCTCCAGAGGCGCGGGCACAATTCGAAGCAACAATAGATTGGCTTAAAAGAAGGGCATGCGCGAGGACTAGAGGACTTGGAACACCTTTACCTTGGGATGAAAAGTGGATTATTGAAAGTCTTAGCGACTCAACTATATACATGGCTTTTTACACAGCGGTTCACAGAATTAGGGAGATTTTGCATGGGATTAAGGCATTGCCTAAGGAATTCTGGGATTATATATTCTTGGGTAAGGGTGATTCAGAAAGTGTAGCCAGGTTAATAAATGCAAAAGGCAAGGATATTGAGGATCTGAGAAAGGAATTCCTATATTGGTACCCCTTAGATATGAGGGTTAGTGGTAAAGATTTGATTCCAAATCACCTCACATTCTTCATATTTAATCATGTGGCTTTGTTTCCAAGTAGCCTATGGCCTAAGGGTATAATAGCCAATGGATGGGTTCTCATAAAACAACAGAAGATGAGCAAGTCTGCAAGAAATATAATACCTCTTAAGAATCTTATTGATGAATATGGGACAGATATAGTTAGGCTATTGTTAGCATTGAATGCTGAGGTTTATCAGGATGAAAACATAGACATGGATATGCTTAGCAAATTAGGTAAATCTGAATATCCTCAGCTATTGCTAGATATACACGATATGATAATCCAAATCTATAATAATGCGTCTAGACTAAGAGCAGAGGAAACAACTCTTGATCAACTGTTTTTCACAAAATTCGATTACATTGTCAACGAAATAGTGGAGTTAATGGAGGAGTACAAATTAAGGGAGGCAGGAATCAAGATATTCTATGAAATAAAAGAGCTGATAGATTCATATCTAAAGCTTGTTGAAACACCCTCAAGGAGGATTATAAATGCGATTAAAATATGGCTTGGTCTAATAAGCGTTTACACACCATATATAGCAGAAGAGATATGGAGCAAAACATTTGCAGAAGGTAGGATAACGGCGGAGGTACTTGAGCTACCTAAGGGATACGACAAAAACATGTTAATGTCGTTTAGATATGCTGATACGATAATAGATCACATAAACAACATAGCAAAAGCTTTGAAAAAGCCTAGTATTAACCTAGTTGTTGTATATGTTGCTTCAAAGAATATGCAGAAGATTATGAAGAATGTGCTTAAAACATTATCAATCGGTTTAAAAGTGAATGATATAATAGATAACGTATCTAAAGAAATGAATTTGAGTAAAAAAGAATTTGGAAAGGTAATTAAGGCACTCTATGATGTTGCAGTAGCAGTTCCAGAGGATCTGAGGAAACTCTATATGGAGAGTGATATTGATGAGTTAGATGCCTTAAAGATAGCGAAGATATATATCGAGAAGAGGCTCAACGCAAGGGTTATGATATATGATGCAGAAGACCCAACGGCACCAGATTATGGAGCAAAGAAGAAGATAGCGCAACCTCTGAGACCCGGTATATATGTTGAGTAA